One stretch of Balneola sp. MJW-20 DNA includes these proteins:
- the bioA gene encoding adenosylmethionine--8-amino-7-oxononanoate transaminase: MHPNLWHPFTIQKNAPEPVKVKSGKGVWLELEDGRKVIDCISSWWVNVLGHSNQDIADAIYEQSQKLEHVIFAGFTHDPAENLAERLINLLPSNFERVFFSDNGSTAVEVAMKMAYQYWANKGEDRKSYICFEGAYHGDTFGAMSAGERNIFSDVFKDLLFDVEFIPYPQTWDGDEERAQKEDEIIDHLEELLTDNPDHYAGILIEPLVQGAGGMRMCSEEFLQKLHWINRQYDVLLIFDEVMTGFGRTGEMFACKRAQVEPDIICLSKGITGGFMPLSVTVCSAKIYETFLSEDPVKTFWHGHSYTGNPLGCAAAIATLDILSNTQPFKWLEDLHKEEIEKLKGHSDLHRFRIKGTISAMDIKTDGEDGYLNEVAAKIKKNCLDHGVLLRPLGNTLYLMPPYCITEDELRNVYKKIPLLLN; encoded by the coding sequence ATGCATCCAAATTTATGGCATCCGTTTACAATTCAGAAAAATGCCCCGGAACCGGTTAAAGTTAAGAGTGGTAAAGGCGTCTGGCTGGAGCTTGAGGATGGAAGAAAGGTTATAGATTGTATTTCGAGCTGGTGGGTGAATGTATTAGGCCATTCGAATCAGGATATTGCAGATGCTATTTACGAGCAGAGCCAGAAGCTTGAGCATGTGATTTTTGCCGGCTTTACGCACGATCCAGCTGAGAACCTGGCAGAGAGACTTATTAACTTGTTACCATCTAACTTCGAGAGGGTATTTTTCTCAGATAATGGGTCTACTGCAGTCGAGGTTGCCATGAAGATGGCTTATCAGTACTGGGCAAATAAGGGAGAAGACAGAAAATCATATATCTGTTTTGAAGGAGCGTATCACGGAGATACCTTTGGCGCCATGTCGGCAGGAGAAAGAAATATTTTTTCTGATGTATTTAAAGACCTGCTATTTGATGTTGAATTTATTCCTTATCCACAAACCTGGGATGGAGATGAAGAACGTGCACAAAAGGAAGATGAAATTATAGACCATCTGGAAGAATTACTCACCGATAACCCTGATCATTATGCCGGGATACTGATCGAACCCTTAGTTCAGGGAGCAGGTGGTATGAGAATGTGTTCGGAGGAGTTTCTGCAAAAGCTGCACTGGATCAATCGTCAGTATGATGTATTGCTGATATTTGATGAGGTAATGACCGGCTTTGGTCGAACCGGTGAAATGTTTGCCTGTAAGAGAGCCCAGGTTGAACCCGACATTATATGTTTATCAAAAGGCATTACCGGAGGATTCATGCCCTTATCCGTAACGGTTTGCTCGGCTAAGATTTATGAAACATTTCTTTCAGAGGATCCTGTAAAAACGTTCTGGCACGGACATAGTTATACTGGTAATCCTTTAGGGTGCGCGGCAGCTATTGCGACATTGGATATTCTATCTAATACACAGCCATTCAAATGGTTAGAAGATTTACATAAGGAAGAAATTGAAAAGCTGAAAGGGCATTCTGACCTACATAGATTCAGAATAAAAGGGACCATATCTGCAATGGATATTAAGACTGACGGAGAAGATGGATATCTGAATGAGGTAGCAGCCAAGATCAAAAAGAACTGCCTGGATCACGGGGTATTATTAAGACCGCTCGGAAACACATTATATCTTATGCCGCCTTATTGCATTACGGAAGATGAGCTCAGGAATGTTTATAAAAAGATCCCTTTACTTCTCAATTGA
- the bioD gene encoding dethiobiotin synthase, with translation MSGTDTGIGKTVVSAMLMSSLDATYWKPTQSGLDEETDTQFVQRVSEVPESRIIPERYRLNEPMSPHSAADIDNVKISLNDFQLPEYDTDHLIVEGAGGLWVPINWKESMMDLILHLNIPVLLVARSTLGTLNHTLLSLEALRNRGIDIIGVVMNGPEHEENKKTIEHFGNVKVWEINDLPDINKNTLKNTFNSL, from the coding sequence GTGAGCGGAACGGATACAGGCATCGGAAAGACTGTAGTTTCAGCTATGCTGATGTCATCATTGGATGCGACCTACTGGAAGCCAACCCAATCAGGCCTCGATGAAGAGACAGACACCCAATTTGTGCAACGGGTAAGTGAAGTACCTGAAAGTCGTATCATACCTGAACGTTATCGGTTAAATGAACCGATGAGTCCACATTCTGCGGCTGATATTGATAATGTAAAGATCAGCTTAAATGATTTTCAGCTTCCGGAATATGATACGGATCATTTGATAGTGGAAGGGGCAGGGGGTTTGTGGGTACCCATCAACTGGAAAGAATCCATGATGGATCTGATCCTTCATCTCAATATTCCGGTATTGCTAGTGGCAAGAAGTACACTCGGCACCCTTAACCATACACTGCTCTCGCTTGAAGCGCTCAGAAACCGCGGAATTGATATAATTGGTGTTGTGATGAACGGCCCGGAACACGAAGAAAATAAAAAAACGATTGAGCATTTTGGTAACGTAAAAGTATGGGAAATCAATGATCTGCCGGATATCAATAAGAATACGTTAAAGAATACTTTTAACTCTCTATAA
- a CDS encoding methyltransferase — MNQETTIQDTKIGRSFGEKAGVYHQKAEIQRKVANGLIASLKPWKEIVPSGPILEIGCGTGVLSELLVPEFKDRDFLFTDLSERMLEQCEKNLEKAGLKTDKISFQTYDVNQAELDSQYSLIISNFAVQWFDDAALGLEKLTAHLKPGGLLLSSFPGEKSFPEWYQKCLELGLPYTANELPNVEKVGIHLSMGSLQIDFFENEIKQQFDSSMDFFRHLKELGASESLNDKHLRPDQFRLLTRHWDQSLNKPEITWHIVYLAAKKDG; from the coding sequence ATGAATCAGGAAACGACTATTCAGGATACTAAGATAGGAAGATCATTCGGGGAAAAAGCCGGGGTCTATCATCAAAAAGCAGAAATTCAAAGAAAAGTGGCAAATGGGCTGATCGCTTCTCTTAAACCCTGGAAGGAGATTGTTCCGTCCGGACCGATTCTGGAAATAGGATGTGGAACCGGGGTCCTTTCCGAATTGCTCGTACCCGAATTTAAGGACCGGGATTTTTTATTCACCGACCTTAGTGAAAGAATGCTTGAGCAATGTGAAAAAAACCTGGAAAAGGCTGGTTTAAAGACCGATAAAATAAGCTTTCAGACGTATGATGTGAATCAGGCCGAACTGGATTCCCAGTATTCCCTGATCATAAGTAATTTTGCGGTCCAGTGGTTTGATGATGCGGCCCTGGGATTAGAAAAACTAACTGCACATTTAAAGCCCGGCGGACTGCTTCTTAGTTCATTTCCCGGTGAAAAAAGCTTTCCGGAATGGTATCAGAAATGCCTCGAACTCGGGTTGCCATATACAGCAAACGAACTTCCTAATGTAGAGAAGGTCGGAATTCATCTTTCTATGGGTTCCTTACAGATCGACTTCTTTGAAAATGAGATCAAACAGCAGTTTGACTCTTCTATGGATTTCTTCAGGCATCTTAAAGAACTAGGAGCTTCAGAAAGTCTTAATGACAAACACCTGCGGCCGGATCAGTTCAGGTTATTGACCAGGCACTGGGACCAATCCTTAAATAAGCCCGAAATCACCTGGCACATTGTTTATTTAGCAGCAAAAAAAGACGGATAA
- a CDS encoding aminotransferase class I/II-fold pyridoxal phosphate-dependent enzyme: MAGRKWKFIDNALKNRRESGQFRKLTPVIPGKEPGTVIKNGQELINFCSNDYLGLSAHPYVVERSVEFLHKYGAGSTASRLISGTYDIHEQLEEKLASLFKKEAVLLFNSGYQLNTSVIASLANRNSLILADRKVHNSILQGALLSNAELKRYDHNDHDHLRAMIEESGTTGYSRIIILSETVFSMDGDRNDLDKLGAIAEEYDAILYSDDAHALGVLGDRGLGLNYENDRVDLSIGTFGKSFGAFGAFASVSQSIKDYLINYCGGFIYTTSLPPSVIGALDAASDLIPAMEEERKQLQNNIRYFRNELNELGLSTVESDTQIIPVIIGMEKEALDLSVFLEENGFMITAIRPPTVERGSSRVRITLSASHTEAQVEALLASLKKWIRK, from the coding sequence TTGGCAGGCCGGAAATGGAAATTCATAGATAATGCCCTCAAGAATAGGAGGGAATCCGGGCAGTTTCGGAAACTGACACCGGTTATACCAGGTAAAGAACCGGGAACGGTAATTAAAAACGGACAAGAGTTAATAAATTTTTGTTCTAATGATTACCTGGGATTATCTGCTCATCCCTATGTTGTTGAAAGGTCGGTAGAATTTCTGCATAAATACGGTGCAGGTTCAACAGCTTCACGACTTATTTCAGGCACCTACGATATACATGAACAGCTGGAAGAAAAGCTGGCATCTTTATTTAAGAAAGAAGCGGTACTACTATTTAATTCCGGTTATCAGTTGAATACTTCCGTGATCGCAAGCCTGGCTAACAGAAACTCTTTGATCCTGGCCGACCGAAAAGTACATAACAGTATCCTGCAGGGTGCATTGCTGAGTAATGCTGAATTAAAACGTTACGATCACAATGATCATGATCATTTAAGGGCTATGATCGAAGAATCCGGTACAACAGGGTATAGCCGGATCATTATTTTATCTGAAACAGTGTTCAGTATGGACGGAGATCGTAATGACTTGGATAAACTGGGAGCGATTGCAGAAGAATATGATGCAATCCTCTACTCAGATGATGCACACGCTCTGGGGGTTCTGGGGGACCGGGGTCTTGGCCTAAATTATGAAAACGATCGTGTTGACTTATCAATTGGCACCTTTGGGAAGTCATTTGGAGCTTTTGGTGCCTTTGCCAGCGTGTCACAATCAATTAAGGACTATTTGATTAATTATTGTGGTGGATTCATTTACACAACCTCATTACCTCCGTCTGTGATCGGTGCCCTGGATGCAGCCAGTGACTTGATACCGGCAATGGAAGAAGAAAGAAAACAGCTTCAGAATAATATCAGATACTTCAGAAATGAGCTGAATGAACTTGGTTTAAGTACGGTAGAGTCCGATACACAGATCATTCCGGTGATCATCGGAATGGAAAAAGAAGCTCTTGATCTGTCTGTTTTTCTGGAAGAAAATGGTTTTATGATCACGGCTATCCGACCTCCGACCGTTGAACGGGGAAGTTCAAGGGTCAGGATCACTCTTTCGGCTTCACATACTGAAGCCCAGGTTGAGGCATTACTTGCTTCTTTAAAAAAATGGATCCGGAAGTGA
- a CDS encoding DUF4837 family protein has product MLRSLLLTIGITGSLLLTACSGDYRELARGANNEIVVVMDSTKWDSETAQAIEATFGKYVMTLPNPEPFYDLVFVNIRNNDHLERVKKNKNLIFAAPLDEDSNAGRIIRGLLDEQVESRVREGESFAFPFEDQWYRDQWAMILTSTSDSLLADKIKNTDQALVNSLLERELDRWEYFVYEKKEQVQYSDSLWDENGFRVRIQHDYIKNIDTTNFISYHRYLPNNDRWMWIWWQDDVNDIQFLDNDWINATRDSLLEKYIRGSRDSSYLATEYRRPVNTKSFQKGRLLTYETLGTWQMINDAMGGPFVNFTYYDPDTKRLFMVEYAQFAPSVRKKLRFVRQFRAMGRTFESDSTWNTNPAI; this is encoded by the coding sequence ATGTTGAGATCTTTATTGCTGACGATCGGAATTACCGGAAGTTTACTTTTAACCGCTTGCAGTGGTGATTACCGTGAACTTGCCCGGGGAGCAAATAATGAAATAGTAGTTGTTATGGATTCCACTAAGTGGGATTCTGAGACTGCGCAAGCCATTGAAGCTACTTTTGGTAAGTATGTGATGACCCTTCCGAATCCTGAACCCTTCTACGACCTGGTTTTTGTTAATATCAGGAATAACGATCACCTCGAAAGAGTCAAAAAGAACAAAAACCTGATCTTTGCCGCCCCCCTGGATGAAGACTCAAATGCAGGCAGGATCATCAGAGGCCTGCTCGATGAGCAGGTTGAATCGCGAGTGAGAGAAGGGGAAAGTTTTGCATTCCCCTTTGAAGATCAGTGGTACAGAGATCAATGGGCCATGATCCTTACTTCAACTTCAGATTCACTGCTCGCTGATAAGATCAAGAATACTGATCAGGCATTGGTTAACAGTTTACTGGAGCGTGAACTGGATCGCTGGGAATACTTCGTGTATGAAAAGAAAGAACAGGTTCAGTACTCTGACTCACTCTGGGATGAAAATGGTTTTCGAGTACGTATTCAGCATGATTATATCAAGAACATCGATACTACGAATTTTATAAGCTATCACCGATATTTACCCAATAATGACCGCTGGATGTGGATCTGGTGGCAGGATGATGTGAATGATATCCAGTTTCTGGATAATGACTGGATCAATGCTACCCGTGACTCACTCTTAGAAAAGTATATCAGGGGATCCAGAGACAGCAGTTATCTTGCGACCGAATATCGAAGACCGGTAAACACGAAGTCATTTCAGAAAGGCAGGCTGCTTACTTATGAGACCCTCGGAACCTGGCAAATGATCAATGATGCAATGGGTGGGCCATTTGTGAACTTCACCTACTACGATCCTGATACAAAAAGACTCTTTATGGTTGAATATGCCCAGTTTGCGCCATCAGTACGTAAAAAACTACGGTTTGTTCGACAATTTAGAGCTATGGGCAGAACCTTTGAATCGGATTCGACCTGGAACACAAATCCGGCTATATAA
- the trpA gene encoding tryptophan synthase subunit alpha has protein sequence MIEAKNRLENVFEKTGNEKVMSLFLTAGYPDLDSTVDLIVEFEKNGADMIELGMPFSDPLADGPTIQYSSDIAISAGITMNRIFDMVREVRKRSDIPLILMGYMNPVLRYGVDQFCEQAADSGVDGLIIPDIPVEEAEIIENSAKANGLGMIYLIAPNTTDERMKLADEKSDGFVYCVSVTGVTGARTGEEVQNSVDRFMTRVNENVTKNPVMVGFGIKSHEDAMSIASNADGFIVGSALIDTIKEKYPEKGWIEHVSAFVHSLKFGNN, from the coding sequence ATGATTGAAGCAAAGAATAGATTAGAAAACGTATTCGAAAAAACCGGAAATGAGAAGGTCATGAGCCTTTTTCTCACGGCCGGATACCCGGATCTTGATTCTACGGTTGACCTGATCGTTGAGTTTGAGAAGAATGGTGCAGATATGATCGAGCTGGGAATGCCATTTAGTGATCCTCTTGCAGACGGACCCACCATACAGTATTCTTCTGATATTGCCATTTCAGCCGGTATTACGATGAACCGAATATTTGATATGGTAAGAGAGGTAAGAAAAAGATCAGACATTCCTTTGATCCTGATGGGGTATATGAACCCGGTTCTCAGATATGGAGTAGATCAATTTTGTGAACAGGCTGCTGATTCAGGGGTAGACGGGCTGATCATTCCTGATATTCCGGTAGAGGAAGCCGAAATCATTGAAAATTCAGCTAAGGCGAATGGATTAGGGATGATCTACCTTATTGCACCTAACACTACAGACGAACGAATGAAACTCGCTGATGAAAAGTCGGACGGATTCGTTTACTGTGTATCGGTAACTGGTGTGACGGGCGCCCGAACAGGAGAGGAGGTCCAGAATTCGGTAGACCGCTTTATGACCCGTGTCAATGAAAATGTAACCAAGAACCCGGTCATGGTTGGATTTGGGATTAAAAGTCACGAAGATGCAATGTCTATCGCATCAAATGCCGATGGATTTATAGTTGGTTCAGCCTTAATTGACACTATCAAAGAAAAATATCCGGAGAAAGGCTGGATCGAACATGTTTCTGCCTTTGTCCACTCGCTAAAATTTGGAAATAACTAA
- the trpB gene encoding tryptophan synthase subunit beta codes for MNSTEEKVKMKYNYPNKRGYFGKFGGKFVPEVLIPAIQELEKEFLIAKEDPEFIRQYESLLDEYVGRPTKLTFANRLTEYYGKGKIYLKREDLCHTGAHKINNAIGQLLLARRMGKKRIIAETGAGQHGVATATACAKFGLKCVVYMGEEDMVRQKLNVDRMRLMGAEVRSVTSGSRTLKDATNEAIRDWVTNVEDTFYIIGSVVGPHPYPMMTREFHRVIGDETKRQILDAEGRLPDYLIACVGGGSNAIGMFYPFIDDEDVKIIGVEAAGVGVNTGQTAATLTKGSPGILHGSLSYLLQTDEGQIELAHSISAGLDYPGVGPEHSFLRDINRVSYYAVTDNEAMNAVKLLSEKEGIIPALETAHAFAWLEKLMPETDKEDIIILNCSGRGDKDMKTISENL; via the coding sequence ATGAATTCTACAGAAGAGAAAGTAAAAATGAAATATAATTACCCCAACAAACGAGGGTATTTCGGCAAATTTGGCGGAAAATTCGTACCTGAAGTACTTATTCCTGCAATTCAGGAACTGGAAAAAGAGTTCCTGATTGCAAAAGAGGACCCTGAGTTCATTCGCCAGTATGAGAGCCTGCTGGATGAATACGTGGGAAGGCCTACAAAACTCACTTTCGCAAACAGACTCACAGAATACTACGGGAAAGGAAAGATTTACCTCAAAAGGGAAGATCTTTGTCATACAGGAGCCCATAAGATCAATAATGCTATTGGTCAGTTATTGCTGGCACGAAGAATGGGCAAGAAAAGGATCATTGCTGAGACCGGCGCAGGTCAACATGGTGTTGCAACGGCTACGGCATGTGCAAAATTCGGTTTGAAATGCGTGGTCTATATGGGTGAAGAAGATATGGTTCGCCAGAAATTGAATGTCGACCGAATGAGACTGATGGGTGCAGAGGTCCGTTCAGTGACATCCGGCTCCAGAACCCTAAAAGACGCGACCAATGAAGCCATCAGAGACTGGGTTACGAATGTAGAAGATACTTTCTATATCATAGGCTCTGTAGTTGGCCCTCACCCGTATCCTATGATGACCCGTGAGTTTCACAGAGTGATCGGGGATGAGACAAAGAGACAGATTTTAGATGCGGAGGGCAGATTACCTGATTACCTGATCGCCTGTGTTGGTGGCGGTTCCAACGCAATCGGAATGTTTTATCCTTTTATTGATGATGAAGATGTGAAAATAATTGGAGTAGAGGCAGCTGGTGTAGGGGTGAATACCGGACAAACCGCCGCAACCCTTACTAAAGGGTCACCCGGTATATTGCATGGATCATTAAGTTATTTACTTCAAACGGATGAAGGTCAGATCGAACTGGCTCATTCCATCAGTGCCGGACTGGATTATCCTGGTGTAGGACCGGAACACTCATTTCTACGTGATATAAATCGCGTAAGTTATTATGCAGTAACGGATAATGAAGCTATGAATGCGGTGAAATTATTATCTGAAAAGGAAGGCATTATACCTGCTTTGGAAACTGCTCACGCATTTGCATGGCTGGAAAAACTAATGCCTGAAACTGACAAAGAAGACATAATTATACTTAACTGCTCTGGAAGAGGAGATAAGGATATGAAGACTATTTCAGAGAATTTATGA
- a CDS encoding phosphoribosylanthranilate isomerase yields MSSKERTRLKICGLTNLEDARFVSGAMADYLGFIFYEKSPRYIQPAEAGAIINWLEGPEKVGVFVNQPIDEVNQIAKETGIDLVQLHGDEPVHYCSLIEKPIIKVIHVTKDRELSDIERLISEYEDHVNYFLFDTKIDDLWGGTGRSFDWSVIKKLHIPKPYFVSGGLNVENISKAIEISEPFGVDLSSSLEAEPGLKDFGKIEDLMDQIREIWDQEEA; encoded by the coding sequence ATGAGTAGTAAAGAACGTACACGGTTGAAGATCTGCGGTCTGACCAATCTCGAGGACGCTCGATTCGTTTCCGGAGCGATGGCTGACTACCTGGGATTTATTTTCTATGAAAAGAGCCCAAGATATATACAACCTGCAGAGGCCGGTGCGATCATTAACTGGCTGGAAGGTCCGGAAAAGGTGGGTGTCTTTGTGAATCAGCCGATAGATGAAGTAAACCAGATCGCTAAAGAAACGGGCATAGACCTGGTTCAGTTACACGGCGACGAACCGGTACATTATTGTTCACTGATCGAAAAGCCAATCATTAAAGTTATTCATGTTACTAAAGATAGGGAATTGTCTGATATTGAAAGACTGATCAGTGAGTATGAGGATCATGTAAACTATTTCTTATTTGATACAAAGATCGATGATCTGTGGGGAGGGACCGGCAGATCCTTTGACTGGTCGGTTATCAAAAAACTGCATATTCCGAAACCTTACTTTGTATCCGGTGGGCTTAATGTGGAAAATATTTCCAAAGCTATAGAGATCTCTGAACCATTTGGTGTAGATCTTTCCAGCAGTCTGGAGGCGGAACCCGGTTTAAAAGATTTTGGAAAAATTGAAGATTTAATGGACCAGATCCGTGAGATCTGGGACCAAGAGGAAGCATAA
- the trpC gene encoding indole-3-glycerol phosphate synthase TrpC produces the protein MNILEEITQKTTDDLRRRMQKVSFRDLGSFRGYEKERISFKKALSGIDDISVIAEVKKASPSKGIIRPDFDHIDTALRYQDGGASAISVLTDEPFFKGSLNYLSEISEKVDLPLLRKDFIVDPYQVKEARAHGADAVLIIVAITEGAQLDELLHACNEFGLDALVECYDQDDFDRLNFDQVDILGVNNRDLKNFEVDVHRGIKILKQAPSEKILVSESGLSKPEDLKLLLDNEIHSALIGEFFMRQEDPGQAVKKLKSETLRLLENE, from the coding sequence ATGAATATTCTGGAGGAAATTACACAAAAGACCACCGATGACCTCAGGAGAAGGATGCAGAAAGTATCTTTCAGAGACCTGGGTTCTTTCAGAGGATATGAAAAGGAGAGAATTTCATTTAAAAAGGCCTTATCTGGCATTGATGACATTTCTGTAATTGCTGAGGTAAAAAAAGCATCACCTTCCAAAGGCATCATCAGACCGGATTTTGACCATATTGATACGGCTTTACGTTACCAGGATGGCGGAGCCTCTGCAATTTCCGTGCTCACAGACGAGCCATTCTTTAAAGGCAGTCTGAATTATCTTTCTGAGATATCTGAAAAAGTGGATTTACCCCTGTTAAGGAAAGATTTTATCGTAGATCCATATCAGGTTAAAGAGGCGAGAGCACATGGAGCTGATGCGGTTCTGATCATCGTAGCAATTACGGAAGGTGCGCAGCTGGACGAGCTCTTACATGCCTGCAATGAGTTTGGTTTGGATGCTCTGGTTGAATGCTATGATCAGGATGACTTCGACCGGCTGAATTTTGATCAGGTAGATATTCTTGGGGTTAACAACAGAGACCTGAAGAATTTTGAAGTGGATGTTCATCGGGGTATTAAGATCTTAAAACAAGCTCCCTCAGAAAAAATTCTGGTTTCAGAAAGTGGTTTGAGTAAGCCGGAAGACCTGAAATTATTGCTGGATAATGAGATCCATTCTGCGCTGATCGGTGAATTTTTCATGAGGCAGGAAGATCCGGGTCAGGCAGTGAAGAAATTAAAATCAGAGACCTTAAGATTACTGGAGAATGAGTAG
- the trpD gene encoding anthranilate phosphoribosyltransferase: protein MIFKDILGKLSFGKDLSNKEAEKALELIMTGEVEGEQIASFLTAMRLKGETVEELTAFVKVMRKKAVKVNVDTSGAIDLVGTGGDKSGTFNISTASSFVVAGAGVPVIKHGNRSASSKCGSADVLEYLGAAIELDAEGVEKLYDEVGMAFMFAPMFHPAMKYVMPTRRTLGFRTFFNILGPMVNPAGVKRYVIGAYSKHVAEQMIHILANLETEFAYTFNAHDGLDEVSLTGESEVFELKDKVVSTSITFTPESLGMETVDMSQLLGGGKEENAEILKAILANTSTEAQKNIVVLNSAFAIQASGKVEKLSEAKEMAKESINSGEARKVFNEFIDATNDIMGTFKF, encoded by the coding sequence ATGATCTTTAAAGATATTTTAGGAAAGCTATCATTCGGAAAAGACCTCAGCAATAAAGAAGCTGAAAAAGCATTAGAACTCATAATGACCGGGGAAGTTGAAGGGGAGCAGATCGCTTCATTCCTGACTGCAATGCGATTGAAAGGAGAGACTGTTGAGGAGCTGACTGCATTTGTAAAGGTTATGAGAAAAAAAGCGGTAAAAGTAAATGTAGACACAAGCGGGGCAATTGATCTAGTAGGAACAGGTGGCGATAAGTCCGGTACTTTTAATATTTCCACTGCTTCATCATTTGTGGTCGCCGGAGCAGGGGTCCCCGTGATAAAGCATGGAAACAGGAGTGCTTCCAGTAAATGTGGAAGCGCCGATGTACTGGAATACCTGGGGGCGGCAATTGAACTGGATGCAGAGGGAGTAGAAAAGCTCTATGATGAAGTAGGTATGGCCTTTATGTTTGCTCCTATGTTCCATCCTGCAATGAAATATGTTATGCCTACCCGTAGAACCCTTGGATTCCGGACTTTCTTCAATATTCTAGGGCCAATGGTAAATCCGGCGGGTGTTAAACGTTATGTAATTGGGGCCTATAGTAAACATGTAGCTGAACAGATGATCCATATACTGGCTAATCTGGAAACAGAGTTTGCTTACACTTTTAATGCACATGACGGATTGGATGAAGTTTCTCTGACAGGTGAATCTGAGGTTTTTGAACTCAAGGACAAAGTGGTATCAACTTCAATAACATTCACTCCGGAAAGTCTGGGAATGGAGACTGTAGACATGTCTCAGCTTTTGGGTGGCGGGAAAGAAGAAAATGCCGAGATCCTGAAAGCAATTCTGGCAAATACTTCAACAGAAGCCCAAAAGAATATTGTAGTATTAAATTCTGCATTCGCTATACAAGCTTCCGGGAAAGTAGAAAAGTTGTCAGAAGCTAAAGAAATGGCTAAAGAGAGCATAAATTCAGGTGAAGCCCGAAAAGTCTTCAATGAGTTTATTGATGCAACGAACGATATAATGGGCACTTTCAAATTCTGA
- a CDS encoding aminodeoxychorismate/anthranilate synthase component II — protein sequence MILIIDNYDSFTYNLVHLVAEITDDLKVIRNDDLTTEEIRELNPSKILISPGPGRPNDAGVTEDVIRIFGKHTPILGVCLGHQAIGEVFGAKVVHAPKLMHGKVSKVDHDGKSVFSKVDKNFTATRYHSLVLDPESIPDVLEITARSDDQVIMGVRHKSYPIEGIQFHPESILTTEGPKIITNWVTQ from the coding sequence TTGATACTAATAATAGATAATTACGATTCTTTTACTTATAACCTGGTGCATCTGGTTGCTGAGATCACAGACGATCTTAAAGTGATACGCAACGATGATCTCACTACAGAGGAGATCAGAGAATTGAATCCGTCTAAGATCCTGATCTCTCCAGGTCCGGGAAGACCGAATGATGCAGGGGTTACAGAAGACGTAATCCGGATATTCGGTAAACATACTCCAATTCTGGGTGTTTGCCTCGGCCATCAGGCTATTGGAGAAGTATTTGGAGCTAAAGTAGTACACGCACCAAAACTGATGCATGGTAAGGTATCGAAAGTGGACCACGACGGTAAGTCGGTATTTAGTAAAGTGGATAAGAACTTCACGGCAACTCGTTATCATTCACTAGTACTGGATCCCGAAAGCATACCGGATGTGCTGGAAATTACAGCTCGCTCGGATGATCAGGTGATCATGGGAGTAAGACATAAGAGCTACCCGATCGAGGGTATTCAATTCCATCCTGAAAGCATACTGACCACTGAAGGACCAAAAATAATTACAAACTGGGTGACCCAATAA